A genomic region of Kluyveromyces marxianus DMKU3-1042 DNA, complete genome, chromosome 5 contains the following coding sequences:
- the PEX17 gene encoding Pex17p yields MDTLWPSDKDILPYKKPTTAAQIERLFYHVGLSVSGLYVLLHLVVSRVIYQAYQQRLELNHEALMRLRRLVNKLRSKVKTTSITSLGENRRLTKDSKVYIDRCQQTSEGIKTPGDDYGWAHLNRKLDSLTKSLEEYNKIIGETSYLESLTFESKLFTDQCKGVGLRLRSQEKGTKLINSVREMKGWFIHGRIPRD; encoded by the coding sequence ATGGATACTTTATGGCCTTCGGATAAAGATATTTTACCCTATAAAAAGCCAACTACGGCAGCTCAAATAGAAAGGCTTTTCTATCATGTGGGACTTAGCGTAAGCGGCCTTTATGTTCTACTACACTTAGTGGTTTCTCGAGTTATATACCAGGCCTACCAACAACGCTTGGAATTAAACCATGAAGCTTTGATGAGGTTACGAAGATTAGTTAACAAGTTGAGATCTAAAGTAAAAACAACAAGCATTACATCCTTGGGTGAGAATCGCCGTTTAACCAAGGACTCTAAAGTTTATATTGACAGGTGTCAACAAACTAGCGAGGGTATAAAAACTCCTGGCGATGATTACGGATGGGCTCATTTAAATCGTAAACTTGACTCCCTCACCAAAAGCCTAGAAGAGTACAATAAAATTATTGGAGAAACTAGTTATTTGGAATCGCTAACTTTTGAGAGTAAACTCTTTACTGATCAGTGTAAAGGGGTTGGTTTGCGTTTACGAAGTCAAGAGAAAGGTACAAAGCTAATAAATTCCGTTAGAGAAATGAAAGGTTGGTTTATACATGGTAGGATACCCAGAGACTAA
- the IES2 gene encoding PAPA-1-like domain-containing protein, with translation MDSELSSVEEFEDSVLVESSDSGQVDASAEAEPEAYDEFEDEYDQDLDAFPEEPEDDYYDDEEDEYTPENKKPVAKATKSKKQHKQTTQKEKDSKITTGSRQSSRVRKHVDYDQTIDDEEFLFEEEERPEPPKKKKSKIELVEMENTDSEDELAVQNDSEAEDGNSSDMKSNVDSVTGDQQTEENQQRRSKMLENLIGLQAKKHGNRKEFTDEEVQLRKAETARKRKNFIEKRLEEEKQDVLNKLLKRRAAKTKSSNKPAAAGSDKNASAQYEQELDTETGFVKQRRPYIATGMTRTIINKSEVSYSLP, from the coding sequence ATGGATAGCGAACTATCATCAGTAGAAGAATTTGAGGACTCTGTTCTGGTCGAAAGTTCAGACAGTGGGCAAGTAGATGCTTCAGCGGAGGCTGAGCCTGAAGCATACGACGagtttgaagatgaatacGACCAAGATTTAGATGCGTTTCCTGAAGAGCCTGAGGATGATtattatgatgatgaagaagacgaatACACCccagaaaacaagaagccTGTAGCTAAGGCGACGAAATCTAAGAAGCAACATAAACAGACAAcacaaaaggaaaaggacTCTAAAATAACTACTGGCAGTCGCCAATCATCACGTGTGAGAAAACATGTCGATTATGACCAGACTATAGACGATGAAGAGTTTCTCttcgaagaagaggagCGTCCAGAGCCcccaaagaagaaaaagtcTAAGATTGAACTAGTAGAGATGGAAAATACGGATTCTGAGGACGAACTTGCAGTTCAAAATGATAGCGAAGCTGAAGATGGAAATTCTTCTGATATGAAGTCAAACGTAGATTCGGTCACTGGTGATCaacaaacagaagaaaaccaacaaaGGCGATCGAAGATGTTAGAGAATCTTATTGGGTTGCAAGCAAAGAAACACGGTAACCGTAAGGAGTTTACTGACGAAGAGGTACAGCTTCGGAAGGCAGAAACTGCCcgtaaaagaaaaaacttcattgaaaaaagacttgaagaagagaaacaggATGTACTAAATAAACtattgaagagaagagcTGCAAAGACTAAGTCTAGTAACAAGCCCGCCGCAGCGGGCAGCGATAAAAACGCTTCAGCACAATACGAACAAGAACTTGACACGGAAACAGGATTTgttaaacaaagaagaCCTTATATAGCAACAGGCATGACAAGAACTATCATCAACAAATCTGAGGTATCTTATTCCTTACCATAG
- the GYP7 gene encoding GTPase-activating protein GYP7: protein MSEILFCKGKVFVNTFSNKADGIPGFLLITKELQTTQLQDCKLSWIAERDLEQDYAKTLGNIETKLIDLPSVRSPNNINIDFMYSTCSFNVALSEIYSIQFKPPHPNKLWWGSCIIHCKGGINTDVPVLSFHDDICSSTIAKQKKLNQNFDPFSNEGEVYWGGDDLRTCLQSLVDLQKVDSFSYIYLVNASLEDLRNFSLNGFKNVKSQQSSSVKGKSVWDTLETNRWTIMSKFADATTSASNLFTNLVKRHPIVKIIDKNQDNIYVKQLMKNTRVKEVQDEFDSARIYLAKWAMGVRQEAERYQKEHHLDDIYKQILKNELGISNDVEITPEELNMAVQRSFSLTKQKWDSLFDSQGRLSITVHEVKDFIFHGGIADDELRKEVWLFLLGVYPWDSSSEERQVLKQALEEDYYANYKSKWIHREPLLNDPQEEEYWNDQVFRISKDVRRNDRDHPLYKYNTFDALPANEETEENNDNEEGWEIKNPHLLALKNILISYNIYNTNLGYVQGMTDLLSPIYSVIQDESLSFWCFVHFMIRMERNFLRDQSGIRDQMLTLVDLCQFMLPKFTKHLKKCESSDLFFCFRMLIVWFKREFEFQDVCSIWEIFWTDFYSSQFQLFFMLAILQKHSDVVMGQLTEFDDVLKYFNDLRNTMDWSDIMTRSELLFIKFQKMIDVLEREEELIKKSTTTSGFQVHEPLEEKEDRDNDLQDPPLHHPRLISDNLKKLLSKSLVIQKESTRNKDSVK, encoded by the coding sequence ATGTCAGAAATCCTCTTTTGTAAAGGGAAAGTGTTTGTGAACACATTTTCTAATAAAGCAGATGGTATTCCGGGATTCTTATTGATTACAAAAGAATTGCAAACGACACAACTGCAAGATTGCAAGCTATCATGGATTGCAGAAAGGGATTTGGAACAAGACTACGCGAAAACGCTTGGTAATATAGAAACGAAGTTAATTGATTTACCATCCGTAAGATCACCAAATAATATCAACATTGATTTCATGTACTCAACATGTTCATTCAATGTGGCACTTTCTGAGATCTACTCAATTCAGTTCAAGCCTCCTCATCCAAACAAACTTTGGTGGGGGTCTTGCATTATCCATTGTAAAGGTGGGATTAATACTGACGTACCAGTATTGTCGTTCCATGATGATATATGCTCTTCCACAATCgctaaacaaaaaaaattgaatcaGAACTTTGATCCCTTCTCAAATGAAGGGGAGGTTTATTGGGGAGGCGACGATTTACGTACCTGCCTACAATCGCTAGTGGACTTACAGAAAGTCGATTCATTCAGTTATATATACTTGGTTAATGCATCACTGGAAGATTTACGCAATTTCTCATTAAACGGATTCAAGAATGTCAAGTCACAGCAATCTTCTTCCGTAAAAGGAAAATCAGTATGGGATACTTTAGAGACCAACAGATGGACTATAATGTCAAAATTTGCCGATGCTACAACGTCTGCCTCGAACCTTTTCACTAACTTGGTTAAAAGGCACCCGATAGTAAAAATCATTGACAAAAACCAGGATAACATTTACGTCAAACAGTTAATGAAAAACACAAGGGTGAAAGAAGTGCAAGATGAATTTGACAGTGCAAGAATTTATTTGGCAAAATGGGCAATGGGTGTAAGACAAGAAGCTGaaagatatcaaaaagaacatCATTTAGATGATATTTACAAGCAAATTCTTAAGAATGAGTTAGGAATATCAAATGATGTCGAAATAACTCCAGAAGAATTAAACATGGCAGTCCAAAGGTCGTTCTCTTTGACCAAACAGAAGTGGGATTCTTTGTTTGACTCTCAAGGAAGGTTGTCCATAACTGTTCACGAAGTAAAAGATTTTATATTTCATGGAGGCATAGCAGATGACGAATTACGTAAAGAAGTCTGGCTATTCCTACTCGGAGTGTATCCGTGGGATTCATCATCGGAGGAAAGGCAAGTGCTTAAACAGGCATTAGAGGAAGATTACTATGCTAACTACAAATCAAAGTGGATTCATAGAGAACCGTTATTGAATGACCCACAGGAAGAGGAATATTGGAATGATCAAGTGTTTAGAATATCGAAAGATGTAAGGAGAAATGATCGTGACCATCCTCTTTACAAATACAATACTTTTGATGCGTTGCCTGCAAATGAAGAAactgaagaaaacaatgatAACGAAGAAGGATGGGAGATTAAAAATCCTCATCTTCTCGCATTGAAAAACATACTCATTAGTTACAACATCTACAATACGAACCTAGGTTACGTTCAAGGTATGACTGATCTACTTTCCCCAATTTATTCGGTAATACAAGATGAATCACTGTCCTTTTGGTGTTTCGTACATTTTATGATTAGAATGGAGAGGAATTTTTTGAGGGATCAGTCTGGCATTAGAGATCAAATGCTCACCCTAGTGGACCTTTGTCAATTTATGTTACCTAAGTTCACCAAACATTTAAAAAAATGCGAGTCTTCAGActtattcttttgtttcagAATGCTTATTGTATGGtttaaaagagaatttgaatttcaaGACGTTTGTAGTATCTGGGAAATATTCTGGACAGACTTTTACAGTTCGCAGTTTCAATTATTCTTCATGTTAGCCATATTACAAAAACATAGTGATGTTGTTATGGGTCAACTAACAGAGTTTGATGACgttttgaaatatttcaatgACTTGAGAAATACTATGGATTGGTCGGATATTATGACTCGAAGTGAGCTCCTTTTCATTAAATTCCAGAAGATGATAGATGTGCTTGAGAGAGAGGAAgaattgatcaagaaatctACTACGACCAGTGGTTTCCAAGTACACGAACCTctggaagaaaaggaagatCGTGATAATGATTTACAAGATCCACCTCTCCATCATCCTAGACTCATAAGCGATAATTTAAAAAAGTTACTATCAAAATCACTAGTTATTCAGAAGGAGTCTACCAGAAATAAAGATTCAGTAAAATAG
- the RAP1 gene encoding DNA-binding transcription factor RAP1, producing the protein MSNVDEFDTALDSPSVQIKEDCGVFNNVLFFIDPLINDIDALMNAVRNNGGQVLMEVPRNNSREWEVAYFVSKRYDENYRIFVHPSYILDCIDAGTLLNVRDYLGKPEPSGYVRFDSNAISDEYNISSQLSDLPSSDVTRTAVKIATRHDESINQDNNHNQTGLVDGNDRAIKISAKDETRNQQKDTQRQEVEQVQQMVQNSDDQQQQLTHAQGNDADELILHDPVGSSHNKSSFTKEEDEFILDVVRKNPTKRTTHTLYDEISHYVPNHTGNSIRHRFRVYLSKKLEFVYQVDEEGKLVRDSDGNLIKTDILPSGLKRKFTSEEDYNLALAVKKQFYRDAFQRDPDTGESLITEDDEPNVVAKRQLVMNTEIDPSDIPPFDKYMVNDRRGPLSREFFKNFATEVPTHSENAWRDRFRKFILPYGIDSYISYYEKCIEEGIEPESIKNMTNRPKREGPSPGNYNTTLKKSKRMAEGSSQQATDASLNDFFLESDAFDLIDGIRRDLHAAEAQQEEQARSLYAEDVAERIRHQVALEHEEYDNYDMDSIKFPPKLAENDDYFDHTFFNFRSTKEFIQKLEEIITREYDESQADVLVHDLDVECGIRKKYATSVLTALTGDISLFPRYFLTSFKYGIHPPQNVPGIWTKEDDLVLRSKNPEGMKMLEKKHGFARMQMRIRFQENNLV; encoded by the coding sequence ATGTCCAACGTAGATGAGTTTGATACAGCTTTAGACTCACCAAGTGTtcaaattaaagaagattgTGGTGTTTTTAAcaatgttcttttcttcattgatCCTTTGATAAATGACATAGATGCATTGATGAATGCTGTAAGAAACAACGGAGGTCAAGTGCTTATGGAAGTCCCACGTAATAATTCGAGAGAGTGGGAGGTTGCCTACTTTGTTTCGAAAAGATACGACGAGAATTATCGTATATTCGTACACCCCTCTTATATTTTGGATTGTATTGATGCTGGTACGCTTCTAAATGTACGTGATTATTTGGGTAAACCAGAACCTTCAGGATATGTTAGATTTGATTCTAACGCAATATCTGACGAATACAATATTAGTAGTCAACTATCTGATCTTCCTAGCTCTGATGTTACAAGAACTGCTGTCAAGATAGCAACTAGACATGATGAGTCAATAAATCAAGATAACAATCATAATCAAACTGGTCTAGTTGATGGAAATGATCGTGCTATTAAGATTTCTGCCAAAGACGAAACTCGTAATCAGCAAAAAGATACTCAGAGACAAGAAGTTGAGCAGGTGCAACAAATGGTACAAAATAGCGACGatcaacagcagcagctaaCACATGCACAAGGTAATGATGCAGATGAGCTTATACTACACGATCCAGTAGGATCAAGTCACAACAAATCCTCATTCActaaagaagaggatgagTTTATCCTCGATGTCGTTAGAAAGAATCCAACCAAAAGAACCACTCATACTTTATATGATGAAATATCACACTATGTTCCAAATCACACTGGGAACTCCATAAGACATAGATTTAGAGTGTATCTCTCAAAGAAGTTGGAGTTTGTATATCAAGTTGATGAAGAGGGTAAATTAGTAAGGGATAGCGATGGGAACTTGATAAAAACTGATATCTTACCAAGCGGATTAAAAAGGAAATTTAcaagtgaagaagattatAACTTGGCTTTGGCAGTTAAAAAGCAGTTTTACAGGGATGCCTTTCAAAGAGATCCAGATACGGGCGAAAGTTTAATTacagaagatgacgaaCCTAACGTTGTCGCCAAACGTCAATTAGTTATGAATACTGAGATAGATCCTTCAGATATTCCTCCATTCGATAAATACATGGTGAATGATCGTCGTGGGCCTTTATCTAgggaatttttcaaaaactttgCAACTGAAGTACCCACGCATTCTGAAAATGCTTGGAGGGATCGATTCCGTAAATTTATCTTACCTTATGGTATCGATTCGTACATATCTTACTATGAAAAATGTATTGAGGAAGGTATTGAGCCTGAGTCTATTAAAAATATGACCAATAGGCCTAAAAGAGAAGGGCCTTCTCCAGGGAACTATAATACTACACTCAAAAAATCCAAGAGAATGGCAGAAGGAAGTTCACAACAAGCAACAGATGCTAGTTTGAATGATTTTTTCTTAGAGTCAGATGCATTCGATCTTATTGACGGTATAAGGCGTGATTTACACGCTGCTGAAGctcaacaagaagagcaaGCACGTAGTCTGTATGCAGAAGATGTTGCAGAAAGAATTCGTCATCAAGTTGCTTTGGAACATGAAGAGTACGATAATTATGATATGGACTCTATCAAATTTCCTCCTAAACTTGCCgaaaatgatgattatTTCGATCacactttcttcaatttcagaTCAACCAAagaattcattcaaaaattagaagaaaTTATAACACGAGAATATGATGAATCACAGGCAGATGTTTTAGTACATGATCTTGATGTTGAGTGTGGTATAAGAAAGAAGTACGCAACCTCGGTATTGACAGCTCTAACGGGTGATATTTCATTGTTCCCTCGATActttttaacttctttcaaatatGGTATTCACCCTCCCCAAAATGTCCCTGGTATATGGACCAAGGAAGACGATTTGGTTCTAAGATCTAAGAATCCCGAAGGAATGAAAATGttggaaaaaaagcacGGGTTTGCAAGAATGCAGATGAGAATTAGATTCCAGGAGAATAACTTGGTATAA
- the PPN2 gene encoding putative serine/threonine-protein phosphatase → MAFFKGLTAFSVALFFMFVTFVLWHEKEYTNFPIIETIKYSTIDRFHDRIVFVGDIHGMYDQYRELIEDKVKPDANTTVVLLGDFISKGPDSNLIVNEVILNDNIDYRVECVLGNNELRTIYALLNPLTLGKHNIKSIQFTTDSFLPDKDTVNKRHKQLAKELGWSSLTKVAFKCSAMWQFHDNEKDKLTLVGVHAGVLPEHLPNPMIEELTEMKYVDINDHTRTSKKKIDHGIKWYKLWNHLNKEKYQIGGNVNVLYGHDSKKGLNIRRYTKGLDSGCVNGKSLTALEYVWNRKTKVYDNILHSVSCDRS, encoded by the coding sequence ATGGCAttttttaaaggtttgACCGCTTTCAGTGTGGCATTATTCTTCATGTTCGTTACCTTTGTATTGTGGCATGAAAAGGAGTATACTAACTTTCCTATCATTGAGACTATAAAATATAGTACAATTGACCGTTTTCATGATAGAATAGTTTTCGTCGGTGATATCCATGGAATGTATGATCAATATAGGGAATTAATTGAAGACAAAGTAAAACCAGATGCTAATACTACAGTGGTTCTTTTAGGGGATTTCATCTCAAAGGGTCCCGACTCGAATCTTATTGTCAACGAAGTCATTCTCAATGATAACATTGATTATCGTGTGGAATGTGTATTAGGCAATAATGAGCTTAGAACGATATATGCATTGCTTAATCCTCTAACGTTGGGAAAACATAATATCAAATCCATCCAGTTTACCACGGACTCTTTTTTACCGGATAAAGACACGGTCAATAAGCGCCACAAACAGTTGGCTAAAGAGCTAGGCTGGTCATCTCTAACAAAAGTTGCCTTTAAATGCAGCGCCATGTGGCAATTTCAcgataatgaaaaagataagTTAACTCTTGTGGGCGTTCATGCCGGCGTGTTGCCTGAGCATCTACCTAATCCTATGATAGAAGAGCTGactgaaatgaaatatgtTGATATCAATGATCACACTCGTACgtcaaaaaagaaaatagaTCATGGTATAAAATGGTATAAACTTTGGAACCATctaaacaaagagaaataCCAGATAGGCGGTAATGTGAATGTTCTCTACGGACATGATTCTAAAAAGGGACTCAATATTCGTCGTTATACTAAAGGATTGGATTCCGGTTGTGTAAATGGGAAATCATTGACTGCCTTGGAATATGTATGGAACCGCAAAACAAAGGTGTACGATAATATTTTACATTCTGTCTCTTGCGATAGAAGCTAA
- the YPD1 gene encoding Ypd1p, translated as MAQNTRIPDHIINWDILNEIVSMDEDDAGFSQSLLIQFFEQAQSTFEKMEEHINTDKNLDQLGQLGHFLKGSSASLGLQRIAWVCERIQNYGQKKEGPGISDEQYLQLIKQCLALSQTEFALAKEELGKFYNTKF; from the coding sequence ATGGCACAAAATACTCGAATTCCAGATCATATAATTAACTGGGATATTCTCAATGAAATTGTATCCatggatgaagatgatgctGGTTTTTCACAATCATTGCTGATACAATTCTTCGAACAAGCCCAATCTACATTTGAGAAAATGGAGGAGCATATAAACACAGATAAAAACCTAGACCAGCTTGGACAACTGGGTCATTTTTTAAAAGGCTCCTCCGCATCGCTTGGACTTCAAAGGATTGCATGGGTATGTGAAAGAATACAAAACTACGGACAGAAAAAGGAAGGTCCTGGTATATCGGATGAACAGTATTTACAGCTGATCAAACAATGTTTGGCTCTTTCACAAACAGAGTTTGCATTGGCGAAAGAAGAGTTGGGAAAGTTTTATAACACCaaattttga